CATTACAGCTCTATGACATGATGAAGTcgcttttattgtttcttttctctttcagaaATGATTAGCCAGCGACGTGCCCtgctcattttcatgttgcTGGTGCAGACGGGGCTTGTAGCTGGATGTGTGTGTCCAGTCGCCACCATGTTGTCCCAGTTTCCCTCTGAGGTTCCTGCCGACGCCTGCTGCTTGAACTACTCTGGCTCGGCCTTCAGCCACATACACTGGTCTGTGTTTACCAACGAGACAAACATAAAGATATTGGACCTCTCCTTCTGTAATATCACCTCTGTTCATATGAGAGGCAAAGATTCCTCGACATTGCAGCAGGTTTACTTAGGTCATAACAGAATAACGACACTGCCAAAGGGGTTTCTGGCCCGACAGCCCGGCCTGACGGAGGTGGATCTGAGCGGGAACCTGATTCAGGCGCTGCCCGAGGATTTTCTTCAGGACTCAGACGGCCTCCAGAAGCTTTATCTGCAGGGAAACCAGCTACGCTTTCTGCCAGGCTCTGTGTTGCAGAAGCCAAGTCTGCAAAGCCTGGAGCTGGATGGAAACCCCTGGGACTGCTCCTGTTTGCAACTGGAAGGACTGGAGGAAGGCAGGAAGGTTAACAGAACCACTGGGCTTCAGGACCTGGTGGGGAACATGACTTGCGTCTCTCCCAGGCACCTGGCTGGCAGGACTGTGTTGTCAGTGAGGCTTAGCGATGTGTGCCGCCCAGCTGGACTCACAGCACTCTTCATTGTGCTTCCTCTCATCATCCTCTCCGCCTTGGTGCTCTGCTGGTGCTgcgggaggaagaggaagaagaaagaaacgccTATAAGCACCTCAAAAAAGAGAGCTTCGAGCTCCAGCTGCAATGGACAAAAGAATCGCAAAAAGCAGCAACAAGCGGCCGCTGAGCAGAAGAAAGCTGGACACTGTGTCGATGAGGGGATCCTGAAGAACCAGCTGCTGCTACGCCCGGCGTCCACCCTCCTGGGCAGCACCAGGGACATCTACGAAGAGGTGGAGATTAAGCTGGGCTCAGTGGAGTCTATTCCCAGAGTCTCCTCCCGCTGCTCCAGCTCCACAGAGGGGAGGCAGGGCTCCCAGGAGCCCAACGGGGCCGGCAAGGCTGAGCTGGACACAGTCAGTGTGACGGAAGTGATGAAAGACTCAGC
The sequence above is drawn from the Sparus aurata chromosome 21, fSpaAur1.1, whole genome shotgun sequence genome and encodes:
- the LOC115572058 gene encoding leucine-rich repeat-containing protein 26, with the translated sequence MISQRRALLIFMLLVQTGLVAGCVCPVATMLSQFPSEVPADACCLNYSGSAFSHIHWSVFTNETNIKILDLSFCNITSVHMRGKDSSTLQQVYLGHNRITTLPKGFLARQPGLTEVDLSGNLIQALPEDFLQDSDGLQKLYLQGNQLRFLPGSVLQKPSLQSLELDGNPWDCSCLQLEGLEEGRKVNRTTGLQDLVGNMTCVSPRHLAGRTVLSVRLSDVCRPAGLTALFIVLPLIILSALVLCWCCGRKRKKKETPISTSKKRASSSSCNGQKNRKKQQQAAAEQKKAGHCVDEGILKNQLLLRPASTLLGSTRDIYEEVEIKLGSVESIPRVSSRCSSSTEGRQGSQEPNGAGKAELDTVSVTEVMKDSADREKAYLTQSTEYYSLVPGIELEDSDHGEYENVNLS